The Burkholderia cepacia genomic interval GATGAGCGGCTATCTCGGCGACGTGCTGTTCTGGCTCGTGATCCTGATGTTCCTGCCGGCGATCCTCGCGTCGTTCGCGCTGTCGGGGCTGCTGTCTCCCGTGCAGGGGATGGTCGACAAGCTGCTCGCGATCGTGCCGAACCTGTTCGCGGCCGCGGTGATCGGCATCGTCGGCTGGATCGTCGCGCGCGTGCTGCGCGGCCTCGTGACGAACCTGCTCGTCGCCGCCGGCGCCGACCGCCTCACGCAGCGTCTCGACAGCCCGACGCCCGTGCGCGTGTCGAGCCTGATCGGCACGGTCGTCTACGTGTTCGTGTTCGTGCCGACGCTGATCTCCGCGCTCGACGCGCTGAAGATCGACGCGATCTCGGTGCCGGCCACCAACATGCTGAACCAGTTCCTCGGCGCGGTGCCGGACATCGTCGCGGCGATCGTGATCGTGCTGGTGACGTTCTACTTCGCGCGCTTCGTCGCGTCGCTCGCGCAGAAGCTGCTGGAAGCCGCGGGCGCCGACGGGCTCCCGGCCGTGCTCGGCGTCGAGCGCGTGTTCTCGGGGATCCTGCAGCCGTCGGTGCTGGTGGCGCGGCTGATCGTGTTCTTCGCGATGCTGTTCGCATCGGTCGAAGCGGCGAACCGGCTCGGCTTCTCGCAGGTGCGCGACGTCGTCACGCTGTTCATCGAATTCGGCGGCCATGTGCTGATGGGCGGCGTGATCCTCGTGATCGGCGTGTGGCTCGCGGGCCTCGCGCGCCGCGTGATCGAGCAGGCCGACCGCGAGCACAGCGTGCTGTTCGCGCGCATCGCGCAATTCGCGATCCTCGGCCTCGTGTTCGCGATGGGGCTGCGCGCGATGGGCATCGCCAACGAGATCGTGCAGCTCGCGTTCGGCCTCGTGCTCGGTGCGATCGCGGTGGCGGTCGCGCTGTCGTTCGGCCTCGGCGGCCGCGAAGCGGCCGGCAAGCTGCTCGACCGCTGGTTCAACCAGCGCGGCGGCGAGTAAGTGGCAAATGAGCGGCAAACAGGCGGCGGGCCGCGCTGACGTTTTGCTTACGGAAACGACCGCGCGGACCTTTGCCGAATTTCGATAACACGTCGTTTAATGACTCTCTAGCATCGATTCTCAGTCGTGCAGACCAGCCCGGCGGACGCGCCCTCGCGGCGCGCCGCCGGACGGACACGCGGTCTGGCGCCCTTGAGGAGAAACCGATGAAAGCAGAGTCGAATGGCCGGCCCGCAGCCGGCGCCAAGTCGTCCGGGCAGCCCGCGCTGCAGCAGACGCTCGGGACCTGGCAACTGTGGGGCATCGCGGTCGGCCTCGTGATCTCCGGCGAATACTTCGGCTGGAGTTACGGCTGGGCGAGCGCCGGCACGCTGGGCTTCGTCGTCACCGCGCTGTTCGTCGCGGCGATGTACACGACCTTCATCTTCAGTTTCACCGAGCTGACGACGTCGATCCCGCACGCGGGTGGCCCGTTCGCGTATGCGCGCCGCGCGTTCGGCCCGACCGGCGGTTATCTCGCCGGCGCGGCGACGCTCGTCGAATTCGTGTTCGCGCCGCCCGCGATCGCACTCGCGATCGGCGCGTACCTGCACGTGCAGTTCCCGGGGCTCGAGCCCAAGCATGCGGCGATGGGCGCGTATCTCGTGTTCATGGCGCTGAACATCGTCGGCGTGCAGATCGCGGCGACCTTCGAGCTGGTCGTCACGCTGCTCGCGATCTTCGAGCTGCTGGTGTTCATGGGCGTCGTGTCGCCGGGCTTCGCGTGGAGCAACTTCATGAAGGGCGGCTGGTCGGGCGCCGATCATTTCAGCGTCGGCGCATTCCACGGGATGTTCGCGGCGATCCCGTTCGCGATCTGGTTCTTCCTCGCGATCGAAGGTGTCGCGATGGCCGCCGAGGAAGCGAAGAACCCGAAGCGCTCGATCCCGATCGCGTACGTGGCCGGGATCCTGACCCTCGTTGCACTCGCGATCGGCGTGATGGTGTTCGCCGGCGGCGCGGGCGACTGGACCAAGCTCGCGAACATCAACGACCCGCTGCCGCAGGCGATGAAGTACATCGTCGGCGCGAACAGCGGCTGGATGCACATGCTCGTGTGGCTCGGGCTGTTCGGGCTCGTCGCGTCGTTCCACGGGATCATCCTCGGTTATTCGCGCCAGATCTTCGCGCTGGCCCGCGAAGGCTACCTGCCGGAGTGGCTCGGCAAGGTGCATCCGCGCTTCAAGACTCCGCACCGCGCGATTCTCGCGGGCGGCGTGGTCGGCATCGCGGCGATCTACAGCGACGAGCTGATCCAGTTCGGCGGGCAGACGCTGACCGCGAATATCGTGACGATGTCGGTATTCGGCGCGATCGTGATGTATATCGTGAGCATGGCGTCGCTGTTCAAGCTGCGCCGCACGCAGCCGAACATGGCGCGGCCGTTCCGCGCGCCGCTGTACCCAATCTTCCCGGCCTTCGCGATCCTGGCGGCGCTCGTCTGCCTCGGTACCATGGTGTACTTCAACGGGCTGGTCGCGCTGGTGTTCGTCGGCTTCCTCGCGGTCGGCTACGCGTACTTCCTCGCGACGCGCTCGCAGCGTGCGAGTGCGCCCGGCGACGCGCTGCTGGAGGAATGAGCAGGTGAAGGTGAACGGCCGTTCCTGACGGCATCCGGCGCGCCCCGTCGAACGGGCGCGCCGTCGGCTTTTGGCAAGGCAAGGCAAGGAGACTCGCACGATGTCCTATACGGAGACGATCGGCCCGCGCACGTACCGTTTCGCGGACCTGAAGACGCTGCTCGCGAAGGCGAGCCCGCTGCGTTCCGGCGACCAGCTCGCCGGTGTCGCGGCGGCGAGCGAGGAGGAGCGCGTGGCCGCGAAGATCGCGCTCGCGGGCGTGCCGCTGAAGGCGTTCCTGAACGAAGCGGTGATCCCGTACGAAGACGACGAGGTCACGCGCCTCATCGTCGACGATCACGACGCGCTCGCGTTCGCGGAAATCTCGCATCTCACCGTCGGCGATTTCCGCAACTGGCTGCTGTCGCCCGCGGCCGACGGCGCGGCGCTCGAACGGATCGCGCCGGGCCTCACGCCCGAGATGGTCGCCGCCGTGTCGAAGCTGATGCGCAACCAGGACCTGATCGCGGCGGCGAGAAAGCGCCGCGTCGTCACGCGCTTTCGCAACACGGTCGGGCTGCCGGGCCGGATGTCGGTGCGGCTGCAGCCGAACCACCCGACCGACGACGTGAAGGGGATCGCCGCGTCGATGCTCGACGGGCTGATGTACGGCTGCGGGGACGCGATGATCGGCATCAACCCGGCCACCGACAGCCTCGCGGCGATCGTGAAGCTGCTCGCGATGATCGACGCGTTCCGCGAACGCTACGGCGTGCCGACGCAGTCGTGCGTGCTCACGCACGTGACCAACACGATCGCGGCGGTCGAGAAGGGCGCGCCGGTCGACCTGGTGTTCCAGTCGATCGCGGGCACCGAGAAGGCGAACGCGAGCTTCGGCATCTCGCTCGCGCTGCTCGGCGAGGCGCGCGACGCCGCGCTGTCGCTCGGGCGCGGCACCGTCGGCAACAATCTCATGTACTTCGAGACGGGCCAGGGCAGCGCGTTGTCGGCGAACGCGCACTTCGGCGTCGACCAGCAGACCTGCGAGGTGCGCGCGTATGCGGTGGCGCGCAAGTTCGAGCCGTTCCTCGTGAACACGGTGGTCGGCTTCATCGGCCCCGAATACCTGTACGACGGCAAGCAGATCATCCGCGCGGGGCTCGAGGATCACTTCTGCGGGAAGCTGCTCGGCGTGCCGATGGGCTGCGACATCTGCTACACGAACCACGCGGAAGCCGACCAGGACGACATGGACACGCTGCTGACGCTGCTGGGCGCGGCCGGCATCAACTTCATCATGGGGATTCCGGGCGCGGACGACGTGATGCTGAACTACCAGAGCACGTCGTTCCACGACCAGCTCTACGTGCGCGAGGTGCTCGGCCTGCGCCGCGCGCCGGAATTCGAGGAGTGGCTGGAGACGATGGAGATCGCCGACGCGCACGGTGCATTGCGCGCCGCGACGTCGCGCGTGCCGCTTCTGGCGGGCGCGAACGACTGGATGGGGATTTCGGCATGAGCGACGCCGTCGAAAAGAATCCGTGGGGCCAGCTGAAGTCGTTCACGAACGCGCGGATCGCGCTCGGCCGCGCGGGCAACAGCCTGCCGACCGCGCCGCTGCTGGCCTTCAACCTGTCGCACGCACAGGCGCGCGACGCGGTGCACCAGCCGCTCGACTCGGACGCGCTGCGGCGCGAGATCGAGGCGGCCGGCCTACTGCCGACGCTCGGCGTGCAGAGTGCCGCGCCGGACCGCGACCATTACCTGCGCCGGCCCGATCTCGGCCGCAAGCTGTCGGACGACAGCCGCGGGCTGCTCGCCGGTTACGGCGCGGCGCTCGACGACGCGCCCGACGTCGTGTTCGTGGTCGGCGACGGGCTCTCGGCGTTCGCGGCCGCGAAGCAGGCGCTGCCGCTGCTGCAGGCCGTGCGGCCGCGGCTCGACGCGGACGGCTGGCGGATCGGCCCGGTGGTGGTCGCGACGCAGGCGCGCGTCGCCCTCGGCGACGAGATCGGCGAGCTGCTGCGCGCGAAGGTCGTGGCGATGCTGATCGGCGAACGGCCGGGGCTCAGCTCGCCGGACAGCCTCGGCGTGTACCTGACGTGGGCGCCGAAGGTCGGTTGCCACGACGCGCTGCGCAACTGCATCTCGAACGTGCGGCCCGAAGGGCTGCCGTACGCGGCGGCCGCGCACAAGCTGCATTACCTGATGACGCATGCACGCAGGCTCCAGCTGACGGGCGTCGGGCTGAAGGACGACAGCGATGCGCTGTTGCCGCAGGCGGAAGCGGAGCGGATCGGGGCGGACTGAAAACGGGGCGCACGCGGGCCGCCGTCGCGCGGCCGGTACGCTTGCCGGTCGTGCGGCACGGGCGGCGGCTGTCGCGCGCCGGCTCCCCTGCTGGCTCTCGTGCTACCTGAACAGCCGCTCGCACAGAAAATCGACGAACACGCGCAGCTTCGGCGACAACTGCCGGCTCGACGGCCACACGATCGAGAATTGCCCCGGCGCGATCCGGTAGTCGTCGAGCACGGTGACGAGTGCGCCGTGTTCGAGCGCGTCGCGCGCGAGGAAGTCGGGCATGTAGCCGATGCCGAGCCCCGCGAGCACGGTGCCGCGCAGGGCTTCCATGTTGTTGCAGGTCAGCGCGGTGCGCAGCTTCAGCGGCGTGCCGTCGGCGGCCGCGAGCGCCCAGTCCTGCAGCTTGCCGGTGGTCGGGAAGCAGTAGCGCACGCATTCGTGCGCTTCGAGATCGCGCGGCGTGCGCGGCGTGCCGGCCCGCGCGAGATACGCGGGCGTCGCGCACAGCACGAACGCAAACGGGCCGAGCCGCCGTGACATCAGGCTCGAATCCGACAGCGGGCCGCTGCGGATCGCCGCGTCGAAGCCGCCTTCGACGACATCCACCATCCGGTCGTTGAAATCGAGATCGAGCTCGACGTCCGGGTAGCGCTGCCGGAATTCGGGCAGCACCGGCAGCAGGAACCGGTAGCCGATCACCGGCAGGCTCACGCGCAGCCGGCCGCGCGGGCGCTGCGCCGACGCCGTCACGGTCGCTTCCGCGTCGCGGAAATCCTCGAGGATCCGCTGGCAACGTTCGTAGAAGTGCCGCCCCTCTTCGGTGAGGGTGACGCGGCGGGTCGTGCGGTTGAACAGGCGCACGCCCAGCGACTGTTCGAGTTTCGCGATCGTCTTGCCGACCGCCGACGCCGAGATGCCGAGCGCGCGGCCGGCCGCGACGAAGCTCAGCGCTTCGGCGGTGCGGACGAACGCGACGATGCCGTTCAGGTTGTTCATCGAGGTTCCGGATAGGGGCCAGGGCATTGAAATTCAGGAATTCTAGTCCGCTATATCCGGAATTCGGCGTGGTTTTTCGGCGATTGAATCCGAATTATCGTGTGTCGCTTCGACGGCGCAGGTGCGCCGGGTTTTCGAGGAGCGAGAGATGGACCACACGTTTTCCGCCGCGTCGGCGCACCGCCGCACGCTCGTGCTGGCCGCCGTCTGCATGGCCGCCGTCGCGCTGCCGCTGTCGTTTTCGGGCGGCGCGGTCGCGACGCCCGCGATCGGCCGCGACCTGCACGGCGGCACGGTCGCGATGAACTGGATCACCAATGCGTTCATGCTCGCGTTCGGCAGCTGCCTGATGGCGGCGGGCGCGCTGGCCGACCAATTCGGCCGCAAGCGCCTGTTCGCGAGCGGCGTCGGCGGCTTCACGCTGACGTCGGTCGCGCTCGCGTTCGCGCCGTCGATGCTCGCGGTCGACCTGCTGCGCGCCGCGCAGGGGCTCGCGGCGGCCGCGGCGCTCGCGGGCGGCACGGCCGCGCTCGCGCAGGAGTTCGACGGCGCGGCGCGCACGCGCGCATTCAGCCTGCTCGGCACGACCTTCGGTATCGGGCTCGCGTTCGGGCCCGTGCTGGCCGGCGCGCTGATCGGGCATTACGGCTGGCGCGCGATCTTCGTCACGAGCGCGGTGGCCGGCGGGCTGTCGCTCGGCTTCGGGCTGCCGCGCATGCACGAGTCGCGCGACCCGCATGCGACGGGGCTCGACTGGCCCGGCACGGCCGCATTTACCGCCGCGCTGACGCTGTTCACGTTCGGCGTGATCGAGGCTCCCGCACGCGGCTGGTCGAACGCGCTCGTGATCGCGCTGCTGGCCGGCGCGGCGCTCTTCGCGGCGGCGTTCGTGGCGATCGAGACGCGGGTCGCGCGGCCGATGCTCGACCTGTCGCTGTTCCGGATCGCGCGCTTCGTCGGCGTGCAGGTGCTGCCGGTGTCGACCTGCTGCTGCTACATCGTGCTGCTCGTCGTGCTGCCGCTGCGCTTCATCGGCATCGACGGCTTCAGCGAGATCGACGCCGGCTGGCTGATGCTCGCGATTTCCGCGCCGATGCTGGTCGTGCCGCTGGTCGCGGCGACGCTCACGCGCTGGCTGTCGGCCGGCGTGATCTCGGGGCTCGGGCTGCTGATCGCGGCGGCCGGGCTGGTGTGGCTGGACGTCGCGCTGCGCGGCGGCGCGGGGCCGGCGGCGATCGCGCCGATGCTCGCGATCGGCGTCGGGGCCGGCATGCCGTGGGGGCTGATGGACGGGCTGTCGGTGAGCGTCGTGCCGAAGGAGCGCGCGGGGATGGCGACGGGCATCTTCAGCACGACGCGCGTGGCCGGCGAAGGGATCGCGCTCGCGATCGTCGGCGCGGTGCTCGCGACGCTTGCGCAGGCGGGGCTGCGCGCGGGCGCAGCGGCGTCCGTGGCGGGGGCGACGCCCGATGCGATCGTCCGTGCGTCTGCCCGGCTCGCGACCGGCGATCTCGCGGGCGCGGCGGCCGCGTGGCCGCAGGCCGGGCGCGCGCTGCTGCGGCACAGCTACCTGCAGGCGTTCGACCATCTGCTGATCGGGCTGGCGGTCGTCACCGTGCTGTGTGCGGTGGTGGTGTTCGTGTTTCTGGGTGGGCGGCGTGGCGTGGAGTCCGGCGAGGCACGCGCGCGGCGAGCCTGACCGACGGGCCGCTGCTCGCGAGCCGGCGCGTCGTGCCGGCACCGGCGGCGGCGCGTCGCTCGGCACGTTGCGTGAGGAAGCCTTGCGATACAAGCGAGGCTGATGCGCCATTTGCCGCACGCCGCTGTCCGCAATTGGCACAGTGTGGCGCGTGCGAACCGCTGAAGGTGTTCCGAATCTGCACAACCGCCGGGATGGTGGGCGCGCGGTGCGCGCGCGGGCGGGGTCGTGCACGATGGCATGCATGTTGCTGTGTAGTGAACGCGCGCAACCGGCGCCGCAATTGCACAAAGCACGATGAACAGGAGACATGTATGAACCCGTTTGACCTGAAGCAACTGGGCCTCGACGTCGAATACCCGTACCGTCAGCAATACGACAACTACATCGGCGGCAAGTGGGTTCCGCCGGTGAAAGGCGAGTATTTCGAGAACGTGTCGCCGATCAACGGCCAGCCGTTCTGCCGCATTCCGCGCTCGGGCGCCGACGACATCGAGCTGGCGCTCGACGCCGCGCATGCCGCGCGCCGCAAGTGGGGCAAGACGTCCGTGGCCGAACGCGCGAACCTGCTGCTCGCCGCCGCCGACCGGATGGAAAAGAACCTGAAGCTGCTGGCCGTGGCCGAGACCATCGACAACGGCAAGCCGCTGCGCGAGACGATGGCGGCCGACCTGCCGCTCGCGATCGACCACTTCCGCTACTTCGCGGGCTGCATCCGCGCGCAGGAAGGCGGCATCTCCGAGATCGACGACAACACCGTCGCGTACCACTTCCACGAGCCGCTCGGTGTCGTGGGCCAGATCATCCCGTGGAACTTCCCGCTGCTGATGGCCGCATGGAAGCTCGCGCCGGCGCTCGCGGCCGGCTGCTGCGTCGTGATGAAGCCGGCCGAGCAGACGCCCGCGTCGGTGCTGGTGCTGATGGAGCTGATCGGCGACCTGTTCCCGGCCGGCACGATCAACATCGTGAACGGCTTCGGCAAGGAAGCGGGCGAAGCGCTCGCGACCAGCAAGCGGATCGCGAAGATCGCGTTCACGGGCTCGACGCCGGTCGGCAAGCACATCCTGCGCGCGGCGGCCGACAGCCTGATCCCGTCGACGGTCGAACTGGGCGGCAAGAGCCCGAACATCTTCTTCGCCGACGTGCTCGACCAGGACGACGCGTTCCTCGACAAGGCGCTCGAAGGGCTCGCGATGTTCGCGCTGAACCAGGGCGAGGTGTGCACGTGCCCGTCGCGGATCCTGATCCAGGAGTCGATCTACGAGAAGTTCATCGAGAAGGCGGTCGCGCGGGTCGAGCGCATCAAGGCCGGCCACCCGCTCGACCTGCAGACGATGATCGGCGCGCAGGCGTCGCAGCAGCAGCTCGACAAGATCCTGTCGTACATCGACATCGGCCGCGGCGAAGGCGCGCAATGCCTGACGGGCGGCGAGCGCACGGCGCCGGCGGCCGAGCTCGGCACGGGCTACTACGTGAAGCCGACGATGCTGCTCGGCAACAACAAGATGCGCGTGTTCCAGGAAGAGATCTTCGGGCCGGTTGCGTCGGTGATGACGTTCAAGGACGAGCAGGAGGCGATCGAACTCGCGAACGACACGTTCTACGGGCTCGGCGCGGGTGTGTGGACGCGCAACGGCACGCGTGCGTACCGGATGGGCCGCGAGGTCGAGGCCGGCCGCGTGTGGACCAACTGCTACCACCTGTACCCCGCGCACGCGGCGTTCGGCGGCTACAAGCAGTCGGGGATCGGCCGCGAGACGCACAAGATGGCGCTGTCGAACTATCAGCAGACGAAGTGCCTGCTGGTCAGCTACCAGGCCGAGGCGCTCGGGTTCTTCTGATCGCCGCTCGTGCGGGTGCGCGCCGTTCGCGTTCGCGCACCGGCGCGCGTCAGCCCGCGCCGGCGCGTTCCGCGAGGAGCCGACTTGGCGGAACCGGTTCGGCCGATTGCGGGGCATCCGGTGTTTCACGACGGCGAGTTCGACGCGCATCGCTGCTTCGACGTCGTCGACGCGGCCGAGCATCGGCGTGCGGCATTTCATCGAGACGCAACCGTTCATGTTCGTCGGCGCCGGGTGCGGCGGCCGCGCGGCTGCACCAGCCGGGTGCGTGTCGCGCGGCATCGCGGTCAGCCCGAATTGCGCGTCCGGGCGCGCCGTCGTTGAATGACGGGCTCGAGCCGGATCGCACGCGATTCGGCACGGGACTTGCGTGACAGGCGCGGTTCCGGGCAGGTGAAGGAGAAACACGATGAGTGAACGAGTGGAGCGTGCCGCCGAGCCGACGGCCGAAGACACGCGGCGCAACGCGCAGGGCGACGATGCGCTGGCCGGGCAGGCGGTCGTCAGCGTCGCGCATGATGCCGACGAGCAGGCGCGCAACCTGATCGGCTGGCGGCAGACCTACGACCAGCTCGCGGCCGGCCGTTTCGTCGGCACGCTGACCGAGCTGCCGCTCGACACGATGAAACTGTTTCGGGAATCGACGAGCCACCTGCTGCGTCAGGCATGCGAGGTGCGCGGCGACGCGTACTGGTTCGGCATCCCGCTCGTCAGCGACGGCACCGCGCGCGTCGATGCGTGCCGCATCGGGCCTGGCGCGCTCGCGTTCCGGCCCGGCAACGTCGAATTCGAACTGGTGACGCCCGCGCAGTTCTCGATCTACGGCATCGTCGTGCGCGGCGACGTGCTGCGCCGCTATGCGGAGGAGGTCGAACACCGCGCGCTCGACGAGCGGCTGTTCACGCAGCGCGTGATGCAGGTCGGCGATGCGCGGCTCGCGCGCCTGTGCGCGCTGCTCGGCCGGCGGCTCGACGACGCGGCCGCCGCCGCGCCGCTGTCGGACCCGCTGCGCAACGACCTGCAGGCCGAGGTGCTGGCCGCGCTGTTCGACGTGTGCGCGCTGCCCGCCGACGGCGCGGCCGGCACGGCGCTGTCGCGGCGGCGCCGGATCGTCGAACAGGCGCGCGACTACGTGCTCGCGCACCGCACGCGCCCGGTCGGCGTGCCCGAACTGTGCGAGCAGTTGCACGTGAGCCGGCGCACGCTGCAGTACTGTTTCCAGGACGTGCTCGGCATGGCGCCCGCCACCTACCTGCGCACGCTGCGGCTGAACGGCGCACGGCGCGACCTGTGCGGCCGCGCGGCCGGTTCGGTGCAGGACGTTGCGGAGGCGTGGGGCTTCTGGCATCTCAGCCAGTTCGCGACCGATTACCGGCGGCTGTTCGGCAAGCGGCCGTCGGAGACGCTGCGCGAGAGCGTGACGATGGTCGCGGCGGGGTAATGGCGGGGTAGCGGCGAATGCGCGATGGCGGCGCGGGTCAGATGACCGGCCAGGCCAGCGCGTCCCAGTCGATCGCCCGGTAAGCGGCCTCGACCGCCGCGACGTCGTCCGGCGCTTCGCTGCGGTGCAGCCCGCGCAGCGCGTCCGGCACGTCGAGCGCGACCGGCACGCAATGCGGATAGTCGCGCACGCGCAGCGCCGGCCCGATCGTCGTGAAGCACGCGAGCGTCGGCACGTCGAAACCGTCGGCAAGGTGCGCGGCGGCGCTGTCCGACGCGAACAGCAGGCTGGCGCCCTTGACCCATGCGATGAATGCCGCGGTGTCGCGCGCGAATCCGCTCACGTCGACATACGCGGGATGCGCGACCGGCCCGAACCCGGCCACCGGCAATCCGTAGCGCCGGGCCAGCCGCTCGACGAAAGCGGCCCGCAACGCCGGCGGCACGCTGCGCAACGCGGTGCTCGCGTTCGGACAGAACAGCACGTACGGCCGCCGCCACGCATCGGGCAGCGCGGGGAGCGGCACGCGTGCGAGCCAGCGGTTGCGCCTGGCCGACGTGGGCAGCGCCGCCGGGTCCGCGCCGAGCGCGTCGAGGAAGAAATCGATCATCGGCAACCGCGCGAACGCGGGCCAGTACAGGTGATTGCCGACGTCGATGCACGGCGCGTCCGCCGGCAGCGCGTCGGCCGGGTACGGCAGCGCGCGCGACGGCGCGACGATGTCGGCCGCGAGCGCATACAGCGCATCGACGTAGCGCGGCGCGCGGGCAGGCCGGTACAGCGTGAAGCCCAGGCCCGGATGCGCGGCGCGCAGCGCGGCGAGTGCGGTGAGCCCGATCACCGAGTCGCCGAGCGTGACCCCCATCCCGTTGATCACGTGCACGTGCGGCGCACCGTCGTAGTCGAGCCGGAACGGTTGCGTCGCCGCGTGCAGCAGGCCCAGCGCGACGGCGGCCGGCACGTGGCCGGCGGCGCGGCCGCGGCCGTGCTCGAGGTCGTAGGGCGCGACGAGCGTGCCGTCCGGTGCGAGCAGCGTGCCCGGCCAGACGCGCGCCTCGTCGGGTGACAGGGCGGCTGCGGCCGGCACGGCGCACGCTCCCGCGTCATCCGCCGCGCGCGCGGCGGCCCTGTTCGCGGATCTGTTCGAGGGTCGCGGCCGGCGTGCTGGCGTCCTGCGGGATGCGGATCTCGATCAGTGCGGGCAGCCCGCAGGTCAGCGCGCGTTCGAGCGCGGGCGCGAAATCGGCGGTGCGCTCGACGGTCTCGCCATGCGCGCCGAACGCGCGCGCATAGGCGGCGAAATCGGGATTCGTGAGCCCCGTGCCGTGCACGCGGCCCGGGTAGTTGCGCTCCTGATGCATGCGGATCGTGCCGAAATGCCCGTTGTTGACGACGATCGCGACGATGTTCAGCCCGTACTGCATCGCGGTCGCGAGCTCATTGCCGGCCATCATGAAGCAGCCGTCTCCCGCGAGCGCGACGACGGCGCGCGACGGGTACAGCGACTTCGCGGCGAGTGCGGCCGGCAGCCCGTAGCCCATCGCGCCGCTCGTCGGCGCGAGCTGCGAGCGGAAGTGCCGGTACGCGAAGTGGCGATGCAGCCAGATCGCGTAGTTGCCGGCGCCGTTGGTCAGGATCGCGTCGTGCGGCAGGCGCTCGCGTAACTGCACCATCACGTCGCCGAGCTGGACGTCGCCGGGCATCGGCAGCGGCGCATGCCATTCGCGATACGCGCGATGCGCGTCGGCGGCGCTGCCGGCCCACGCGGGGTGCGCGGGCGGCTCGAGCGCGGCGAGCGGCGCGGCGATCTCGGGCATCCCGGACACGATCGGCAGGTCGGCCGCATACACGCGGCCGAGCTCGTCCGCGCCCTGGTGCACGTGGACCAGCGTCTGGCGTGTCTTCGGGATGTCGAGCAGCGTGTAGCCGCCGGTCGTCGCTTCGCCGAGGCGCGGCCCGACCACGAGCAGCAGGTCGGCGTCGCGGATGCGTTTCGCGAGCGCGGGGTTGATCCCGAGCCCGACGTCGCCCGCATAGTTCGGGTGCGCGTTGTCGATCGTGTCCTGGTAGCGGAACGCGCAGGCCACCGGCAACTGCCAGCGTTCGACGAAGGTGCGCAGGTTCGCGCACGCGTCGGGTGTCCAGCCGCTGCCGCCGACGATCGCGAACGGCCGTTCGGCGCGCGCGAGCCGCTCGCGCAGCTCGTCGAGCTGCGCGGCCGACGGCGCGGCCGCGATGCGTTTCGCGGCCGGCACAACGGGCTGCGGCGCGCAGGCTTCGGACAGCACGTCCTCCGGCAGCGCGAGCACGACCGGGCCGGGCCGGCCGGCGGTCGCGACGTGGAACGCATGGCTCAGGTATTCGGGAATGCGGCGCGGGTCGTCGATCTGCGCGACCCATTTCGCCATCTGGCCGAACATCCGCCGGTAGTCGATTTCCTGGAAGGCTTCGCGGTCGAGGTGCTCGCGCGCGCACTGGCCGACGAACAGGATCATCGGCGTCGAATCCTGGAACGCGGTGTGCACGCCGATCGACGCATGCGTCGCGCCGGGCCCGCGCGTGACGAACGCGATGCCGGGGCGGCCGGTCAGCTTGCCGACCGCCTCGGCCATGTTCGCGGCGGCCGCCTCGTGGCGGCAGACGACCGTCTGGATACGCGCGGTGTCGTCCGCCAGCGCATCGAGTACGGCGAGGAAACTCTCGCCCGGCACGCAGAACACGCGTTCGACGTGATTGGCGAGCAACGCATCGACGAGCAGTCGCGCGCCGGTGGTGGCGGGCTGCTCGAGATCCTTGGAATGCGACATGGGCTGCCGTCTCCCTGGGTAGCGGGACGTACAGCTTACGCCGGTTCGGGTGCGGGTGAAAAGTGACGGAACGCGGGTGGGGGAAAGATCATCGGCTGGCTGGAAGGCCAGCTTGCGCGCGCTTGGCGACCGGTGAAAAGTACTGCGACGGACGCCGAGTCGAATCCCGACCCGGATCACTGAAGCCACGCTACCAATTAACAGTAAAATGGTCGACCATTCAATAGTAAG includes:
- the eutC gene encoding ethanolamine ammonia-lyase subunit EutC; this encodes MSDAVEKNPWGQLKSFTNARIALGRAGNSLPTAPLLAFNLSHAQARDAVHQPLDSDALRREIEAAGLLPTLGVQSAAPDRDHYLRRPDLGRKLSDDSRGLLAGYGAALDDAPDVVFVVGDGLSAFAAAKQALPLLQAVRPRLDADGWRIGPVVVATQARVALGDEIGELLRAKVVAMLIGERPGLSSPDSLGVYLTWAPKVGCHDALRNCISNVRPEGLPYAAAAHKLHYLMTHARRLQLTGVGLKDDSDALLPQAEAERIGAD
- a CDS encoding ethanolamine ammonia-lyase subunit EutB; translation: MSYTETIGPRTYRFADLKTLLAKASPLRSGDQLAGVAAASEEERVAAKIALAGVPLKAFLNEAVIPYEDDEVTRLIVDDHDALAFAEISHLTVGDFRNWLLSPAADGAALERIAPGLTPEMVAAVSKLMRNQDLIAAARKRRVVTRFRNTVGLPGRMSVRLQPNHPTDDVKGIAASMLDGLMYGCGDAMIGINPATDSLAAIVKLLAMIDAFRERYGVPTQSCVLTHVTNTIAAVEKGAPVDLVFQSIAGTEKANASFGISLALLGEARDAALSLGRGTVGNNLMYFETGQGSALSANAHFGVDQQTCEVRAYAVARKFEPFLVNTVVGFIGPEYLYDGKQIIRAGLEDHFCGKLLGVPMGCDICYTNHAEADQDDMDTLLTLLGAAGINFIMGIPGADDVMLNYQSTSFHDQLYVREVLGLRRAPEFEEWLETMEIADAHGALRAATSRVPLLAGANDWMGISA
- a CDS encoding mechanosensitive ion channel, producing the protein MDASSFITSLQTTLGGYLPKIAGAIGILVIGWLIAVVVRAGAMRLLGALKVDQRINESTGQGACVERIIAGGLFWLVLLVTAVGIFNVLNLYAVSNPFSLLVTHIVNYLPNLIGGAALTLIAWLLASLLRSLANRALKASKIDDKLSEGAGMRPMSGYLGDVLFWLVILMFLPAILASFALSGLLSPVQGMVDKLLAIVPNLFAAAVIGIVGWIVARVLRGLVTNLLVAAGADRLTQRLDSPTPVRVSSLIGTVVYVFVFVPTLISALDALKIDAISVPATNMLNQFLGAVPDIVAAIVIVLVTFYFARFVASLAQKLLEAAGADGLPAVLGVERVFSGILQPSVLVARLIVFFAMLFASVEAANRLGFSQVRDVVTLFIEFGGHVLMGGVILVIGVWLAGLARRVIEQADREHSVLFARIAQFAILGLVFAMGLRAMGIANEIVQLAFGLVLGAIAVAVALSFGLGGREAAGKLLDRWFNQRGGE
- a CDS encoding LysR family transcriptional regulator yields the protein MNNLNGIVAFVRTAEALSFVAAGRALGISASAVGKTIAKLEQSLGVRLFNRTTRRVTLTEEGRHFYERCQRILEDFRDAEATVTASAQRPRGRLRVSLPVIGYRFLLPVLPEFRQRYPDVELDLDFNDRMVDVVEGGFDAAIRSGPLSDSSLMSRRLGPFAFVLCATPAYLARAGTPRTPRDLEAHECVRYCFPTTGKLQDWALAAADGTPLKLRTALTCNNMEALRGTVLAGLGIGYMPDFLARDALEHGALVTVLDDYRIAPGQFSIVWPSSRQLSPKLRVFVDFLCERLFR
- the eat gene encoding ethanolamine permease, whose protein sequence is MKAESNGRPAAGAKSSGQPALQQTLGTWQLWGIAVGLVISGEYFGWSYGWASAGTLGFVVTALFVAAMYTTFIFSFTELTTSIPHAGGPFAYARRAFGPTGGYLAGAATLVEFVFAPPAIALAIGAYLHVQFPGLEPKHAAMGAYLVFMALNIVGVQIAATFELVVTLLAIFELLVFMGVVSPGFAWSNFMKGGWSGADHFSVGAFHGMFAAIPFAIWFFLAIEGVAMAAEEAKNPKRSIPIAYVAGILTLVALAIGVMVFAGGAGDWTKLANINDPLPQAMKYIVGANSGWMHMLVWLGLFGLVASFHGIILGYSRQIFALAREGYLPEWLGKVHPRFKTPHRAILAGGVVGIAAIYSDELIQFGGQTLTANIVTMSVFGAIVMYIVSMASLFKLRRTQPNMARPFRAPLYPIFPAFAILAALVCLGTMVYFNGLVALVFVGFLAVGYAYFLATRSQRASAPGDALLEE